The nucleotide sequence GTATCTCCATatagattcataaaatatatgtTGTTGTGTCAAGAAATAAAGGGAAACTTGTTGGTAGTCATTAAACACCCCTCTCGGTGTTCTTCCCTTTGAATGTGTGCATTTCTGCTCGTCAGGCATCTCGATTTCTATCTCATGCTCTGTGGATCTCTGTTGATGGATGTGTCTCCTCCGTTGATGGAGATGTTTATATGCCTGTCAAATCCTAGAACATCTTTTCCGGAAAAGAAAACATACCAAATACAGTCACAGGCCAACCCTTCTTTTGTACTCATTTGTGCAAATTGTCCCTACTCATCTGCTGCTACATGTGGTGCAAAGCCCCACATTGGATAAAACCCGTGAAGTTTCTGCTTACATCTGCTGCTATGAGTTTAGCCTCTTGCTCTACTGATTGCTATTTTGATTGGTGTTCATCCAAAAGGATGTAGGATTTCCACAACATGATTACTTTTAAACTGATTCTAAAGCTGCCAAGTTGGTGAAACTGGTTATTTCCATCGTCTTTCTTTTCGTAACAGTTGGCCTTACTAAATACATAGCCAAAGTGCATAGCTGGGGTCATGGTTGGGGAGGGGGGCCTTCAGTTCTGGGGCTTGCATTACATCTCGTGATCATCTTGTTATCCATCTGTTTCTTCCACAGTAGCACCAGTGATGATTGTGAAAACCATTCAGACCTAATAACATATGTTCATTCAGATGTGGTTTCTCCTCCTTTTTCGAGTGTGGTTAACTGGTAAAACAAACAAGTATCCAAATCCAGCGTGTGCTAATAACATATGtggtttctcctttttttttttttttttccgagtGTGGTTAACTGTGGAACAAACCCAAGTATCCAAATCCCAGACATTGTATCATTGCCCATCATCAGGGATCAAACCAATGACGACCATCACTTTCCACCGGCGAGGTGGGTGAAGACAGCATGGGATAAGCGATAAGCTCGAAACCTACCTATCCTTCCACCTCACACATCACGATTCAGCTCCTCCCCTGGTTTTCAAGATCAGACTCAGACTCAtggaagcaggttttcttgtaggCGGTCTCCTCAATCTCATCAAGGTGGGGTGACCTTATCACGATCGGATTTCATGATCACCCCCCCTCCGTGGTGGGTGCTTGCCGAACCAGTCCACCCCTGCCAGCCGCAGCGTCCGCCGAATCGGCTCGCGCCAGGTAGCCGGGATCCCCGATTTTTCTATTTAAAGAGAAATGAAGGCCAACTCACGTCTCCTTCCACATAACTGTTTGTCTGGGCACGAGAAAGAGTTCCACCAGCCCCACATCAGCTCATGTGCTATCATTTCGAGCTCGTAAACAAAGCTCAGATCGGGTTTGCTTAAGCAATGATCAAAAAGCATCGGGTTAAAGTTGTGGAGATGTGGGATGGTGTGGTTGGATCGAGGAGCAGGACATGGCGCGGGCGATTGGCACGCACGCAACGCACATGGATTCCGACAAAAGACAAAGCGCCGCTCGGCGAGTATTATTTATTATAAGAAGCCAATCTGCTCCCACGCTTTCGGTCCATGAGATCATTAGTCGTTTATGTGGGTGCTGGAGCTGCGTCAACCTGCGTCGCGACACCGATCGCTGTAGAGAGTCGAAGAGCAGCAACATGACGGCGTCGGGTAATTTCGTCGAACAGGTGGTTGGTTTGCCGAAGAAGTCGAGCTCAGAATTAACTTGGtgtgaagatggatggatatatcaACTGGGAGTTGGGCTAACTCAGTAGCAGCTGTGCACGGTGGTTGTCAGAGTGAATAGTTGATGTGACACACAGGGGTTGGAATGgccatctcttcaagttaaaagtcTCCGCTTACTTGGCGTGTTCGAGTTCTTCGATCTGTCCTACTGCAGTTAGTTCTTCGACAAGAAAATCTTGTAGTCCTAACAACAATGTGATGTTGTTCAAAATGGAACAAATGTGGTTCAAAATGattgtcaaaataaagattttttcgaTGCAAATAGAGATGGCATCAGATGGAATCTTTATGTTCAAATTAGAATATATGTTTGAACTTGAGACTCGGATGAAGTGCGAAATGAGTCTATCGAAGAGATATGCCCCATCAAATCATTctctaatattaaaaattagattatataaattgaggattaggattaagtgagaaacctttttttttttcttctttttttaattagAAGATTGTCTATCACttgcacaataatactatattaatccCAATGTCTCAACATTAGATAATAATACCCTTTAATGTTAaagagaacttttttttttttcgaattaaTATATTAAGATATGCGTCGGCATCAATGGCTTTAGAACCACAGTTGCCACCCTTCGTTCATCTATTATAtggggaaaaaaaaatcaaaagattgAGGTGTATTTCCATTCTATTTGATTATCTTAACTAACTAGACTAGGAATCTCTCATTTTATATGCATACAATAATACATTAAGTTCAATTCTGAAGCTAAAACCAAATCTAGCAACGAGAGCATCTGAAACCAGACAAAATAGTTCCATCCACAAGCGTACATCGACACTATATCCAAGTACTACTGTGCTTACTTATATTTCACAGAGTCTATTGTGTGATTGAAGAAACCTAAGACAGAGCATGCATCTTCTCTGACTTGATCTGTTTGTTTATGTTTGATCTATTAGCTGACCATATATGCCCCCATCCATATTAAAATACATATTACGGTTAATTCTAGTCAGTTGATAacgatatttataatttaaatttaatattaatatatccttcaaaaatatttattataaaaaacataaaaaatatttattatatttaagatAACCCGTGCTATAAAAATCGAAGTTACATAGGTCTACCATTGATCGACAATAAACATAAAAGAGACCATGGGTCCTATAAAAATTTAGGTGCCCATGAACCCTAAAATTAAGGAATATATcaaaatagacaaaaaaaaattaaaaataaaactaagttGCAATTTGTTAAATATCCCAAGCGGGCATACTTCCATATGacagttttattttttaaatactttaacataaaaatattaaaaaaatatgaaagaaCAAATAATTGATCAGATAATaaggtatttatttattttaattttaatataattataattaataatagttaatttaaatatattatatgaaCCGAAGTTTTATATTTACAcacataaatttcaaaattttgaCAGCGATACACATAAATACATGTAATattaatacacatatatatttatagggGTAAATCTGGTAATTTGGCATACAAAGCACCATGGTGAATGAACTGGCTCCAGCCTGGAGATGGTGGGGCCACAGACCGGGGCCCCGGTCTCAGCCAATTAATGGGCACCCCCAAGGTGGAGGTTCTGCCGTTGGCACGCAGACGCAGGCGACACACTGCAACAGATAAGGTTGACCAAGTTCCAATGCCCGACCGACCTCCACGTGTCGGACAGCTGTATCGCCTGGGAGCGCCACCCTTCGACCCGCTGACTGCACGTGCCCCGTCCATCTTGACCCCGCAGTTGTCTCCCggtcatcttcttcctcctcggcgAGTTCACCTTCCTCAGTGATGCAAGTTTCATAGACAAGGAAAAGAAGGACCAACTTCTTTTGTGGGTTTGATTTCTTCTGCACGTAGTACTGCTGCTGCATGTAAGTGGGCAAAGTTACAAGGTTAAATCTGGTTCTTTCATGCAGAGATCACAAGGGAGGCCGCTCTGAGTTCATACGCTTATCTGCTGTGGGTCAAAGGCACTAATAGTCTCAACCACTACATGGTCCCAAGCTTGAGAATTCCATTTTGGAGTCTGCATGAGTCGGTACTTCTCTTCCTCTCAATGACGCAGCAGATGGGGCTATATTTCCCTGATATTGCAGGGGGCCAAAGTAGCCAGCATGATTGGTCAAAAGGGGCAGATGAAGCCAGACAAACCCAACCCAAATCTATATGGGAAGCCAAACCGTAAAAGAACAATGACCTTGTTGCACCCTGGGATTATTGCACCTTCAACCTTCAATCTGTTCTTTTGACTTGACATCGTAGGATACAGGTACTGGCTAACCTATATAATTATACTGTATGCATGCTTTTACAGGCACTATAGAAGTTATGGCTAAGTCCATATAATACACAGTTACTATGTGagtaaactctctctctctctctctaagtatACTGTATGCGTGCTTTTACAGGCACTATAGAAGTTATGGCTAAGTCCATATAATAGATAGTTACTATGTgagaaaactctctctctctctctctctctctctctctctctctaattataCTGTATGCATGCTTTTACAGGCACTATAGAAGTTATGGCTAAGTCCCTGTAATAGATAGTTACTATGTgagaaaactctctctctctctctcttacggcTAAGTCCATATAATAGACAGTTACTATGTGAATaaactctctctgtctctctctctctctctcttcgaagCCATTTCATCTGCTTTCCAGACATTTTGTGCACAACCCCACCATCTTTTCCTTCTCTCAGAACCCACCTTCCTCCATCCAAAACTCAGCTCTGAGACCACCTTTCTGTCTGAGGAGGAGGACAGTAACGCAGATCCAGCATCATGCGTTCTGCTGCAAAGAATTCTTCGTGGCTTATGTTTGTTCTTGAAGGATCGGAGAAAGGAGCCGTTGGCTCTTGAGTGATTTCCTGGCTTTGCTGGACTAGATCTACCTCGATGTATTGATTTTTCCGCTGGAGATGAGATCTGTCTTGTGGGAAAAAGAGATCGTTTGTTATATAGCTCGGTCAGTGGTGCAATTAAGAGAGAAGGCCTCTGCTGATGGTCCTGGAGATTAAACTCATCTCGGTTAATTCTCGACTCTTTTGAAGTACGAATCTGAGTTGTTTTTTGTTTCTGAATATTACTGTAAGCGATTTAATCGGTGTAAAGCGCACTGAAACACCCTGGAGTCTAtccaagaaggaagaagaagaagaagaaaaatctcATCTTTGGAGTTGGTTTGAGGGAGAAAAGGTTaaagctttgaattcaaaagCAAGAGAAGAGAATCTTTGAGAGGGAGGTGAAGAAGAGCGGAGAAGAGAAGCTGGCAAACAAGTGGTGGGAGAGAGTAGATGTGTCAGCGATGGCCGGGATGGAATCCGGAAGTGCAAGCGGCGGCGATGGAAGTTCTTCGCGCtacctccaccacctccttcgCCAGCCGCAGCCGTCGACCCAAATCCCGCCGCAGGAATCCGAGCCCTCCACGGAGGAAAGCCCCAAGCTTTCCTCCGACCGTGGCGGCAGCGATCATCCGTCTGACTCCTCCCCGGCGGGCACTTCCGGGGGCCCTGTCCGCCGCCCCCGCGGCCGTCCCCCGGGCTCCAAGAACAAACCGAAGCCCCCGATCATAGTCACGCGCGACAGCCCCAACGCCCTCCGCTCCCACGTGATCGAGGTCGCCAGCGGGGCGGACGTCTTCGAGTGCGTATCCGAGTACTCTCGGCGACGGGGGCGGGGGGTCTCCGTCCTCAGCGGCACCGGCGCGGTAACCAACGTGGCCCTCCGCCAGCCCGGGGCGTCGCCGCCGGGGAGCATGGTGGCCACGCTCAGGGGCCGGTTCGAGATTCTGTCGCTGACGGGGACCGTCCTCCCGCCGCCGGCGCCTCCTGGCGCCAGCGGGTTGTCGGTGTTCTTGGCCGGAGGCCAGGGGCAGGTGATGGGAGGCAGCGTGGCGGGGCCGCTGGTGGCGACGGGTCCGGTGATGCTGATGGTGGCGTCCTTCGCCAATGCGGTATATGAGCGGCTGCCACTGGAaggcgaggaagaggaagcagctgCCGCGCAGAGCCAGCAGCCGGCAGTGTCGCAGTCTTCGGGCGTTTCCGGAGGCGGTGGAGGCGGCGGAGACGGCGGTAGTGCTAGCGGCGCCGGCGGTGTTCCCTTCTATAACTTGAGTGGTAACATGGGGAGTTACCAGTTCCCAAGCGATGCTTTTGGATGGGGTGGTGGTGGGATTAGGCCACCTTTCTAATCCTTCATAGCTGAGACTTCATTGTTCTGCCGATTCATATCCATCGCTGTCAGAGAAAGAAGATTGACTCTTCTTGTTGATCTATGTTTGGCTGGAGAAATGGAAATGCTAAATAGATGAAGTCATTGCATCTCTTCTGCTGTCTCAAAAATAGATGAGATCTTGAGACACAGAAATATCAAACTATCAGATGCATGATGgcaatggagaagaagaagataataTCACAGAGAAGTTGAAGACAATGAGAAGGCACAGAGGTTTCCAAGGTGAGTGGATTTGAAATCCATGCCTGCATGCTATTTCCAGTCTCAGGACTCGTTATCTCGTCTCTCTTGTTTTCACATCTTGTCTCTTCCTTCGTCCAATGTTATGAGATATGCAGCAACTGTATTCTGATATTGAGTTGCAGAGATTTCCTGTCTTCCATAACACAATGACTCCAATGTGTACCATAAGTGCATCAGCATTGCATTCTCAAGTACCGATTCTGTGGTGTTTACATCATGCGACCATGGAAGTCTTGAAGAAGAGGCTCAGCTCCCAAGCACTGGACCACGCTTTACATGCATGTGGACTTCCTTTTGTGCTCTCTTGATTTGCCAGTTAGCTAGTACACACTAAGCAGACAGATGTTAAACCCTGGACTATTTCCAGTTACTGGTCAACGCGATAGGAGAGACCAGAGAGGGCCttgatgaagagagagagagagagagagagatggtgatGCAGTGTTGTCGTTGTCCATGAAAGACAAACTCCATCGAAATGTTGATTGCAGGCTGACAGATACCCATCATCTGCTTTCATCTTTACCATCACTTAAAAAACATATGGTATTCTTTTTGGTAGTCTCAAGGATGAGTAGGTCTGAAATTGACTAAAGACAAACACCATAGTTACCTTGACATACTACCTATTTACATGTGGTAACTCCTGTTTACGAAgtgtacttccatcatagttcttATTGGTTCCATGAACTCGAAGGAAAAATATGGTATATGCTCCACTGTGGTCGTGTTTTCTTCATTGTGGAGCTGTCTGCTGACACAGTTGCATTAAAGAGTCATAGGCTTTCCTGGCCGAACAATTACTCCTCTAAGTTCATGTGATAACTCTTCATGTACACCTCTTGTTTGCTAGCGTCCGCCATGCATGCATggggacacacacacacacacacactctctctctctcgtggatTTTCTAGTTTGAGAGGCTTTTGCACCTACAAGTGTTTGCTGTGAGATCTTCCTGCTCATTGTTGTCGACAACTTATTACCTTTATGTACGTTATAATCTAACATCAATTTAGCTGTTTCCTAATGCTCTTGAGATTATTGATCACCCAATCAGAACTTTTCTGATGGTATTAGAACGGATGGCAGATTGTGGGCACTTAAATGTTAATTGCATATAAGAGGGGCTATTAAAGTTCAGTCTGTATACATTGAGCTCTTTTCTCGACATCCTCTGCTACCCATGAAAACTATCTTTTGATTGGGTGTTTAAGCTCCTGAGATCGAATCTAGGTGTTCTTCTAGAAGAACAAGCCAGATTATCTGCAAGCCAATAGGCTATAGAATATAAAAAGGGTCCATGCCTTGTATGGAGAACACTAGCTTTCTGAGACCTAAAGTTTAAAAATGCTGCATTGAGAACAGATCCAAACTTGAAATATCAAATACTAGTTTTTAAACAAAATTCTGAACGATTAATTGTTCATAATCAATGGACTATGATACTGACGTTGTGTAGTTTGGTATAGGGCTGACAAAATGAGCAACAAGAACTGGTTTGCATCAGGAACGTGCCATTAATGCATGCTAGCAAATTTGAATTCATACTGTGTGAATGACATAATGCCTATTTTGATAccagaaaagaaaataatatttatactaCTATAGAACAAGGGCTTTCTGGAAACAATCGTCTTTTCTACTTGTTTGGAAACaaatggttgaaattttctacCATATAATGGTTAAAAGTATTTTGGTAGTAGAGATAATGGAATCAAGAAAGAAATATCTATTTTGCATGTAAAGGACTTCTACGTTGCTTCCCTGACTATATACCTCTATCCTCTTCTCTAGCGGACAAATATTAACCGTTGTGGAAAGACGTCCAACTCTGTTGTTAGACTCGATGTTATATATTTGAAGTAGATTGATCTTAGTTTCTCATCATACAATCTTTCTATCTATCGTGAAGCTCCCTTTATCCTTAGTTGGGACAGACAAAATGTAGAACTAGTATTAACAGTTCATCCCCGAGAAAAATGACTCAACCTGCTAGAATCACCAACTTACATTGTGATTGATAGTGTGGGAATTATTCATAACACAAAGAATAAAAAACTTGactgaaatattaaaatctcTCCAAAAATATAATTGCCACTCATTTAAAATCAGACCAAGGGTTAAAAGAATGTCATTGTGGTTGTATGATTTATCATCAACATCATGCTAATTAATCACAGACGGAAGTGTTGGGAAAAAACATGaccaagcggaataattcttttccctctttgtatatcaaaatgggttcctcatcaaaataccaacttgatatccaaatgaaaatatcaaccacagcataaacaataaagcaaataatcaatcagcacagcataaacagaatctttgttgtgagctattgttttcgatcttcaatttgtaaacccactcattcttgagagctttcttctctcgtTAGGCAattttactaagtcataggtgtggttctcaagcaaggatctcatctcttcttgcatggctttaaccaactcattcttattcttatgtagaatagcttcttggtaagtttctggctctcccccgtcagtaagcataacatactcatgtggaggatatctgatagatggttgtcgctctctagtggatcttctcaatggaatctcaattggtggtggaggtgcctgttcagttggctcagcatcatcaactataggtgtatcatcactggtattctcatcataatcttcttattcatctcccccatgatcatcatgaactacgggtgaaggaactagacccaaactctaaggaatataaatagaggtttctggcttctcaatattatcaccattatcaaacaattggtcttcaagaaacacaacatctctgcttctaataatcttcttattcactggatcccataatctgtacccaaactcttcatgaccatatcccaagaagatatggtttactatcaagcttggacctctcatctttgggaatatgaacaaatgttttacacccaaagactcttaagtgattataagatatatcttttcctctccatagtctctctagaacatcatctttcagaggaactgatggagaaagatttatcagatcaactgtagttctcatagcctccccccaaaatgactttggtaacttcgcgtgggaaagcatacacctaatcctttctttaatggttctattcatcctttctgccacaccgttctgctaaggagttttatgaactattttctcaagcctgataccatggaacctgcaataattctcaaaagaacCCCTGTACTcgtcaccattatctgatcgaatacactttagttttctgccagtttctctttcaacactgacatgaaactctttgaaaacatcgagtacctggtctttagatttcaaagtaaaagcccacacttttctagaatggtcatcaataaaagtaacaaaataaagagcacctccgagagttctagtttgcatagtacagacatcagtatgaactaaatcaataatatctgatcttctagatgatggatatgtataaaATGCAActctgtgtttttccagctaagcaatgatcacaagatttaagagatgtaccttgcaactttggtaagaactgctttctagcaagagtttgaagtcccttctcgttgatatgtccaagtctcttatgccaaagatttatactttcacctttttgaattacattaatctctcatttgtgtagcttagcttccatgacataaaaagagttaagtttctttcctcttgctacaatcagagaacctttagtaagtttccatttgctttcaccaaaatagtgtgtaaagccctcatcatcaagtctacttatagatatcaagttaagacgaatatctggaacatgccttacatctttgagtatcaatttgctcacaatactggtctccaagcaaatatctccagtacccacaatcttagatgtaccactatttcccattctgacattaccaaaatcaccagtagtgtaagatctaaaaaaatcatcatgagaagtaacatgaaatgaagcaccagagtcaattacctagttattgtcttgagctacaagactgacacaaccgtcatcacaaacaataatgatattactTTCAGCAACAACTGTATtagtctctttcttatttttctttatttcattctgttctcgcttctaaAACCTGCACTCTTATGTGACCTGACcttttacagtgaaaacatttgatatctcttctagacttagatcttcctctatattcatgtgggtttctgctataacttcttccacgtcattcttgttttttagtaacaaatgcactagaagaagattcaccctgttctttccttctggcatcttcatttagcaaactatctttaaccatatctatagttaaagttccctctagcgtggagttgcaaatagtcaccacatacgtttcccaactttctggtaaagagttgagaagtagtaatccttgcatctcatcatctattttcattttcatagcaaccaacttgtttgcaagactctgaaataggcttatgtgctcaacaatgttaccaccatctttatacttcaaatttacaagccttctgaggagagaaattctaatatatgcttatgcaagtttatatccatcaatcttctaatataggcaatagcttttctatgttgaatttcccattcttcatcgtccatagtagaaggtttatttttaactttgatgggcttatacaaatctttacaataaagcaaatcttccatctttgatgagcttatacaaatctttacaataaagcaaatcttccatcagacgcctccaagtagaataatttgatgagttcaatttaatcatgctATCTGATTGctctatttcaatcacacaagaaaaactagcaccaaacaacctgttgctctaataccacttgttgggaaaaaacctattaaagcggaataatttttttccctctttatatcaaaatgagtttctcatcaaaataccaacttgatatccaaatgaaaatatcaaccagcatagcataaacaataaagcaaataatcaatcacatagtgagacaaaatcttttaacgtggaaaacctaatgtgggaaaaatcacgggaccgtagtccacttcaaacttccactatcaataataatgataacaggtttatagtaagTCTTCTCTAGAGTAACTAGagtatcagaataacatcaagatcatgatctccTAAAAAGAATTCTTTCTCACAACGTGGGTataataggaaagtaccttaaagagggtaaactgtagatcaacaccgttaagattgtagagtttgctgcaaggattctctacataaaatttggaccGAAACTGACAACATTTGACCACCgatcatcaaataaaaaactTAGAAACCTAATTTTTATCCACATTATTATTCTTTCTCATGCTGCACCCTCTctaattttttcttttctctcttaattattgatttgggcttatgactAAATTGTTCAAGCTCGGGCCGGACCCAACAGGAAGTTACTTTGATTATATAATCTAAGTGATTACAAATCCTTTTCCATTGCACACTAGTAAAGAATAATGGAACTACCCACACTTTTGTTATATGGGTCAGATAACAATTCCACTAACCTTGGACATGGGTTGACTTAGATTTGACCTGGCCCAACACAGCGCAATTCAACACAGTAATCAGCGTGTTAAATATGTCACTTTTGGACTAATTTGTTTTGAGTTTGATAGTACGTCAAATCATATCACAATTGAGTTGATCAAGTTATGGGTAAAATCTTATTGAGAAAAGATTGATTGTATAATTCTTCATATGGTTTACAAACCGTGTTGAGCGAATTAAGTATATAGTGTAATAAG is from Musa acuminata AAA Group cultivar baxijiao chromosome BXJ1-6, Cavendish_Baxijiao_AAA, whole genome shotgun sequence and encodes:
- the LOC135676641 gene encoding AT-hook motif nuclear-localized protein 27-like; the protein is MAGMESGSASGGDGSSSRYLHHLLRQPQPSTQIPPQESEPSTEESPKLSSDRGGSDHPSDSSPAGTSGGPVRRPRGRPPGSKNKPKPPIIVTRDSPNALRSHVIEVASGADVFECVSEYSRRRGRGVSVLSGTGAVTNVALRQPGASPPGSMVATLRGRFEILSLTGTVLPPPAPPGASGLSVFLAGGQGQVMGGSVAGPLVATGPVMLMVASFANAVYERLPLEGEEEEAAAAQSQQPAVSQSSGVSGGGGGGGDGGSASGAGGVPFYNLSGNMGSYQFPSDAFGWGGGGIRPPF